From the genome of Canis aureus isolate CA01 chromosome 29, VMU_Caureus_v.1.0, whole genome shotgun sequence:
CTTTCCTCTTCCAAGATAATAAATATCTCCCAGGTTTTaggtttttcattatttcatttcctaAAGTTAAAGTCATTGAGTAGCTGGAATTTAGTGTATAAGGTTGAGGTAGGGATccagtgtgacttttttttttttttttttttacctgcttttCCAATTgtcatcatttattaaataaataattcccaTGACTTAAAATGCCCCCTACATTTCTTCTAAAGAGCAAATTCTCTTTTTGGCTTCTGAAAAGCAAACTCTCCCTTCACATACACAATCAGATAAAGATTAGggtttataaaacttttttttttaagattttatttatttattcatgagagagagaaagagagagaggcagagacacaggcagagggagaagcaggctccatgcaggaagcctgatgtgggacttgatcccgggtctccaggatcaggccctggactgaaggcggcgctaaaccgctgagccacccgggctgcccaaactttTTAAGAGCATATAGGCTTTAAGTAAGAAATTTGGCAAAAAGCACCGTTGATACACAATTCCCAAGTGTGTTCCCTGGCCTAGGACTTTCCCTTACAATTCCTCTACTTTCGATGCCTCCCTGTTGGGGGTTTTCTCCCACTTGTTTTCTAAATGTGTAGCAAGCATATACCTGAGTTCCCAACTCTTAAGAGACTTATCTCCATAGCAGTGGAAGGAGGACATAATGTTGACATAACTGACAGCCATTTGATGGGCAGGTCATTTTGGTTCTGACAGCTAACTAGAAATGAAGGTAGAAAATGTTGGACAGTTTCATCACCAACATAAAATGAAAAGCCCTGCCAAATAAAATTAGTTGGATCAACTGAGAGAGCTGGCAAGAACAGAAGCTGAGAGACATTACTTTACTCTGGTATCTGCAATGGCATGTGGACTACTATTTTGAGActtcatgacatttttttttaaagaatataagaGAACGtcatgtttcattttcattctcccACTCAGGAGGAATTAGGAAGATTACGCAATTTATCCTTCTGACAAAACACTATGTCTGCACATACAGACGTGGGACTTAAAGAGGTCTGCAAATGTCATAAAATACAAGGTCGTAAAATCAAACTGATACTTGAGGCACAGATGTTTTTTGCTTAGGAACTTCATTTGTCCTTGAAATATAATAATGGAGTTTTGggtacatttaaattttatttgggtTAGTATCGAAATAATAGGCATTCCCTTAACTTAAACTTAACTTAAAGAAGGTGAGAAGGCATTCCCTTAACTTAAAGAAGGTGAGAACCCAGCGTTGTTTAAGTAGCCAGAGAAAACAGCCTGGGGTTTAAAAACTGTCAGGACCAGTCAGGAAGAGTTTACTGTGCATTcacttatatattcatttattcagcaaatgatCATTGagtcagtgaacaaaacagacaaaaatcccttgcctcatggagcttacatgtGATTAGGGGGTTGTGCGAGGGAAACAGAGACAATAAACAACATTAGTAAATTATATTGTCTGTGAGAAGCCCTCACATTGGGAACATGAAGCATTGTTAAAGAGCGGATAAAAACCATCACCATTTTTTCTGTAAGTAAGAGTCTGAGTCTTTTTTCTGGTCTCATAAATCATCATTTATGAGAGTGTGCTTATTTCAAAGCTAAAATAATGCACTAGAGAGAAAATTTTTAATCACAGACTCCTTTTTGCCCCATTCTGCTATCCAGGATGAATGGCGAAGGCTAAATAGTTCTGTTTGCCTTACTGCATTTGTTTCTCACTGGCTCCAGGAATCGGCATGTGTGAAAGTGGTGGCTGCTGTGAGCATGTGGGATGTGTGTATGGAGAAGGGACACAGAGACTTGGAGCAGTTCGAGAAGGTGCATCGCTACATCAGTGATCAGCTCTTCACAAATTTTGTAAGTGATTCTTTCTTCAATCCTCTTTTCATAGAATGGCTTTCTTCTTGGGGTTCTTAAACATCCAGCTTATGGAAAAGTTAATTCCACAGAGACATACTGTATCAGGAATACCATTCTCTACCTATATTCATATTGGGGTTTTATATTTAGAGCAATGGCTTTTAATTAGTTAAAAGGACAAGTTGGGCTTCTGTTATTCAAAGAGATTCTTTTTATAGTTTGTGATGAGTCTAGTttgaagagacaaaggaaaactAGGAAATTTAATCTCCTATCACTATTGAGAACTGAACAAAGAAAACTATAGGAGTACTAATTTAGGAATATTTAGGAATAGTATTTAGAAGTTAACCAATGGATCTTTGAGATGGCAAGTGCTTCCTTATAAAGACAGTACTGAAGGCCAAATTGCTCAGGCAATTCTAAATATAGATGTGAGATTATTTGATCCTGAGTAGGAAGAGATGAATGGGGTTCTAACAGGTGTTCTAACAACAGTAGCATCTTATTAAAAGTAAAGTACTAAGTACCTATTTATGTTCTTCACTTGGGAATATACTGCCTCTCAATGTCTGTCTCTCTAGAACAAATTCAAGggaaaaatcttttgaaaagtgGAAACAAGTGTTAATAAGTAGTTATGATTAGAAAAGCTATTATGGGTATGTGAATGCTTCTCTACCCCAGATTTATGGAGCAGCTACATCTTCAGTTAAATTCAAGCTATGTAGATGATACACATGAGAAGTGATACCAGACAGGTTGTGATGCAAGTTTCACATTGATGTGTGTAATTGAGCATTTGTTATCAACTATGGCGTGAAGGCTGGATTAGCATATTTCACAGACTCTTCGGCATGTGCAAAAGGTTGATGAAGGTTATACATTGAGAAGTTTTGTAAAATGCGTGAGTCCATCTGGTGTTGGTTAAGTAGAACACTGGTGGATCTGCATGGGTTTAGCTGGTGTGCTAGGAGCAAAGAAGCACAGGTATATAACAGGTGGTACAGGATATAACAAATCAGCCTGAAGGGTAtttcagagaatgacaaatatacACGGTCATGGATGTTAACTGGCATGTGGTGATTGTtctgcaatatatacaaatattgactcattctgttgtacacctgaaactgatattccatcagttatttcttaattaaaaaacataaacttGGGGTACTGAACAACTGAGCAATCTGATTTTCCTGTCCTTACAGAAGGAACGGACCGAGCGGCTTGTCATCTCTCCCCTTAATCAGTTACTGAGCATGTTCACAGGGCCCCACAAGCTGGTGCAGAAACGCTTCGATAAGCTTCTGGACTTCTACAACTGCACAGAACGGGCAGAGAAGTTAAAGGACAAGAAGACTCTGGAGGAGCTGCAATCAGCCCGGAACAACTACGAGGCCCTGAATGCGCAGCTGCTGGACGAGCTGCCCAAGTTCCACCAGTACGCCCAGGGGCTCTTCACCAACTGCATCCATGGCTATGCAGAGGCCCACTGCGACTTCGTGCGCCAGGCGCTGGAGCAGCTGAAGCCGCTGCTCTCGGTGGGTGTGCGGCGGCTGTCTGTCTGTCCTgtcccatctccctctcctccccccacacactTTGGAGAAGTCTCTGAGGTTCTCCTGGTGTTTTTCTGGGAATGCACACTGGGGCTGCTtgagaaattattcaaactagagAGATTAAATAGGCCATTAGGTCAAGTCCTTGCTGGTGCCTGGGCCTCCAAACGGCTCCTTCCTCCCTGAGATCCCAGAAGAGCCGGGCAGCCGGGCCTGCGGGCGGTGGGCAGAAACTGAGCCGGAGCTGCCACTCAGGCCTGGGGGCTCTCAGCCACggtcccttctttctctctctctgcccacccccccccacgGACTCCAGTTACTCAAAGTGGCCGGCAGAGAGGGAAACCTTATCGCCATCTTCCACGAAGAGCACAGCAGAGTCCTGCAGCAGCTCCAGGTTTTCACCTTCTTCCCAGAGTCGCTTCCGGCTGCCAGGAAGCCCTTTGAGAGGAAAACCCTGGACCGCCAGTCGGCCCGGAAGCCactcctgggcctggtgagtgggGCGTCGGGGAGAGTGGGAAGTGCAGAGGGTTCGGCCCGACACCGATGGGGACTCCCCACGCCCCGGGGCAGGTCCTCAGCCTCCTCCTGGTCTACGAGGCCCCGGGGATTATACTCACAGCATTGAGTTACGAGGCTCAAATGAGTTCATATGGATAAAGCCCCTAGAAATTGCCTGGCCCATAGTAGGCACTGTACAGATGAGCTGTCATCGTTAGTATTCATGGACTCGGCTCTGTGCACAGAGGAGCAGTTTCATAGGAGTTTAAATCTCTCTTCGTAACAGAGAATAAAGGCCATTGAGCTCTCTTGTCTGTCGTGGGCTCCTTCATTTCTTATTCCTGAGCACCGCTGCTGGTGCTGGCTACTGACTGCCAGTAGCTTTTTCACACTTGTTATGTACGTCAGAACACCCTCTGAAAAGCATTCTCAGATCTTAGTCTATATAGTGAATGGAGTTTGTAAAGGATTAATATTAATACTTTTGACCAATTAAGGAAACTGATTTAAGGGTATGTTAACTTTGCAGGCTTCCCTGTGTTTGATCATGTAATTACCTGTTTGAACAGGTAATTATCTGATTCATGGCCAAAACATTAatggctgactttttttttttttaatctggatttatattcttttagaactcaatttttccatattttgtaaAGTAGGATAAGATACACTAGATTATATGGGGCCATATTCGAAAAGATTATTGATCTCTTTTTACAGCATTTTTCTCCATGTAATCTCATAGacattgatttatatttccttaaaaggagaatcaaatttattattacttttactttttctgattttattaataataattgttTTCATAGATGGGGGAGTCAAGATAAGGGAAGTCTCTTGTTTAAATTCATATAGCAAAACAGAAGATCTTGTAATATTACTTAGATATTTTGATCTTTTGGTggcacttttttttcatttaagattttatttttaagtaatctctataccctaTGTCgggctcgaattcacaaccccgagatcaagagtcacacactctaccgactgagccactcaggcaccccaagtggtactttttaaatttattttttaaattttatttattttttgagagagcaatAGAGCCAGAGGGCAcaagccgggggaggggggagcagcggagagggagaagccgtctccccgctgagcagggtgccctatgtggggctcattcccaggacctccaggatcatgacctgagccaaaggcagaagcttaacgattgagccacccaggtacccctccaaaGTGGCACTTTAATCACATTTTTTGGTCACAAGATAAACATGTGAAACTAAGTGTATGTTAAATTTCCTTCATAGCTAAAAGGCACTAACACATAAACTAAGACATCATGATTTTTTCCCAGCCACACGGACTGACTCAGGCACAAAAACATCTGGTGGGAGTAGCGAGTGGCAGGCTATCCTCACCCTCATTTCTGAGACTCGGACTGTGAGCTGGGATTACATATGGCCACTTGGATGGTGGCCAGGGTGGGCTTTTGTTGATCATATCTCTTGTGTTGCCTTTCAGCCAAGTTACATGCTACAGTCGGAAGAACTCCGAGCCTCCCTCCTGACGAGGTATCCCCCTGAAAAACTCTTCCAAGCAGAACGGAATTTCAATGCCGCTCAAGACTTGGATGTCTCGCTTCTGGAAGGTGACCTGGTGGGCGTGATCAAGAAAAAGGACCCCATGGGCAGTCAGAACCGCTGGCTGATTGACAACGGAGGTAAAGAATGTTAGATCTCAGATTACTGTAACTCTCAATgaggaaaaagttatttttggcTGTACCTGAATCCTATGCGGGCCAGAAAAAAGTAAGAGTCTTtgattaaaggggaaaaataaccTTATAAGTTCCCATCCATCCATAATGTCCAAGTCATTACCAAAACAAAAcctgtctttggttttgtttttgtttttacaaattccAGAGAGGGCTCCATTACTTACCTTGCACCTTGTGGGACCTTGCCATGTTTTATGGCTCTTCAGGCAGCACTTACCTCCCACTGGGGCCCGAGCCCTCTCAACCTGTTCTAAATGAACCACGAAATAAAATAAGCTGCCCTCTTCTAAGTTCTGTAAATGGGTTTTGTGAGTGTGTGAATGAATTTAAAACCCGTAGGAAAGGattctttgtttgatttttgagTTTTTTGTCCCATAACAGTTTTACCTCATGACTAGGGAATGGCTTTCAAAACAACTTACAGCTTTTTTCTGGCGGGGGTGGTGGCAAGGGTGGTGGGAGAGTTGTCAGGTATAGAATTTAAAGAcaagttaaaaagaataaaactgatcCATATTGTTTGTCCACAATTCCAAGAATCcaaaaagctttgaaaaacaaagttttttcccccccaaattcATTTGCCACAACTGTCCCTGATCTGAACTTACTTGGTAGCAAAATCCAAGCAAGGTGTTGTGAGGCTTATAATTGTTAACTCATCTCTTTTAAGTCATACGTTATAGAAACATTAATGGGTTTAGTTATGAGGTGGTGACCCAGACCCTGCTGGGGATGTCATGCCATAGACAGTATATGTACTTGATTACTTTTCCCAAATTCAAAGTCTGAATTCCAAAACACATCTGGCCCTCAGCATTTTAAATAAGGACTGTGGGCCTGTATAATAAACATCCATGTTCACACCACTGAAGTGGAAAATAGTGACATTCTTAGTTTGAAAGTACTTTGTGGATTTTCCTGTTTGTCCCTTCCTACTTACCCAAAAGAATGGAGATTGGAAGTGGGAAAGGAAGACAAGGTGGAGGGTGATAGGCAGGGGAAGCCACTGATGGGTTCGTGGAAGGACTCCTAGTAAAGATCCAAGCTGTCAAGAAGCTGCTCCACCCTTGAGGCTTTGATCTACTCCATCCTGATGAGTGGTGGCAGAAAGCCTGATAATACTGTGTTAGGATCAGCTCGTAGACCCTCTAGCCCTCATCGTCTGCGCAGGGGACTTCTCATCATTCAGCAGAGGTAACAAAACACAttcaagatgaagacagagatggCCCTTGCTCACCTGAGGTTACGTACTCTGGGTCCCTGCCTTAACAGATActttcttaatattaaaaaatgttcctGTAGATCAAGGATTTTAGTCTTTCATGTTTAAAAGTTTTAGCTGAGGGCCCTCTTTGTCATCATCTTAGGTAATTTATTCAAGTGAACATGTGCTGTGCATGTGTTGTGTACATACTAACGCCTATAAATCACTTCCTACCTTAGGCTCTTCTCACAGTATGTCCACCACGTTCCCACACCAGTGCTCCAGATGGGAAAAGGCCCGGCAGCTGTATCTGAGGGGCTCTGGCACTATGAGGATGGTTTTAAAATCCCCTTTTCTATACTCAGAGTGTCTGAACACATCCTTTAGATAAGTCTCTCCAAGCCTTTGTTTCCATGATGTAGACATCCTGTTAAATTTTCTTCATATGCTCATTCTCAAAAATGTGGTCATTTTTATCAATGTCCTCTTGAATCTCTTCGAAGGCTCCTGTCACTCACCTGTTGTGAGGCTGTAGCAAGAACACACCGGCAGGTAGCTGCAGAGCCACATTGTCTCCTGGGATCAAATGTCTCATTTTACTTCATGTCTCTCACTATTGacctaggttttttttgtttttgtttttgttttttaagattttatttatttgttcacgaaaggcacagagagcggcagagacataggcagagggagaagcaggctccctgtggggagcctgatgcagaacttgatcccaggaccccaggatcacgacctgagccaaaggcagaggctcaaccactaagccacccaggcacctttgacctagctttctattctttttttttttttttttttaaagattttatttattttctcatgagagacacagagagggaggcagagacacaggcagagggagaagcaggctccatgcagaagcccagtgtgggactcgatctgggtctccgggatcacgccctgggttgaaggcagcgctaaaccgctgcgccactgggctGCCCCGACCTAGCTTTTAACCATAGTTTTTTCCCTGTGGACTCCGCCCACCCCCCCTTCCATTAAAAGCTCTTTGTGTTGGTTTTTCCTCCCCGTAGTCAGCCAAGGCTTTGTGTACAGCTCCTTCCTGAAGCCCTACAACGCCCGCCGCAGCCACTCAGACGTCTCTGTTGGCAGCCACTCCTCCACTGAGTCGGAGCAGAGCAGCTCCTCTCCCAGGTTCCCACGGCAGAACAGCAGCGGCACCTTGACCTTCAACCCCGGCAGCATGGCTGTGTCCTTTACCTCAGGATCTTGCCAGAAACAGCCTCAAGATGCAACTTCACCAAAGGAACTGGGCCAAGAAATTCTCAGTGCTTCCTCAAACTTGGGTTGTTCTGAGAGCAGTCCTTCCAGATGCCCTTCAGACCCAgactccagcccccagccccggtcTTGGGACTCTCCAGAGGCAGCCAGAGACATTAGCCAGCCCGCCCCTGCCCTCAGGGGCTACCGAAACTCCAGGCATCCAGAAATAGGTGGTTACTCCCTACCAGGGCGAAATGGGCAGGGGAAAGACCTCACAAAAGGATGTGCAAGAACAACCCAGGCTCtagaagacaaaaatgaagagCCAGAAAGCAGGGAGGCAGAAGGCAACCAGGTAGGTGCTCCTTGTCACCATGTGGGACATGTGGCAGCAGTGTTGTGTCAGCGGTGTAGGAGTGGGGGTATCTGAGGCGTGCCCGGGGCCTGCGTGGTGATCTGGGCTGAGCTCAGGGACAAATCTAATGACGCACACATGGAAACTCGTTCTAAGAGCGAGCACCTCCACACCTGCTGGGCATCTTCTTTTTTGACACTTCGGGGCTGTTTCTGGGCCCCTTCTGCCCTAT
Proteins encoded in this window:
- the DNMBP gene encoding dynamin-binding protein isoform X3 — protein: MTLLSSQSSSPVAPPGSMYTENPEQRMLEKRAKVIEELLQTERDYVRDLEMCIEHIMAPLQQTQIPNIDFEGLFGNMQMVIKVSKQLLADLEISDAVGPVFLDHRDELEGTYKVYCQNHDEAISLLEIYEKDEKIQKHLQDSLADLKSLYTEWGCTNYINLGSFLIKPVQRVMRYPLLLMELLNSTPESHPDKAPLTSAVLAVKEINVNINEYKRRKDLVLKYRKGDEDSLMEKISKLNIHSIIKKSNRVSSHLKHLTGFAPQIKDEAFEETEKNFRMQERLIKSFIRDLSLYLQHIRESACVKVVAAVSMWDVCMEKGHRDLEQFEKVHRYISDQLFTNFKERTERLVISPLNQLLSMFTGPHKLVQKRFDKLLDFYNCTERAEKLKDKKTLEELQSARNNYEALNAQLLDELPKFHQYAQGLFTNCIHGYAEAHCDFVRQALEQLKPLLSLLKVAGREGNLIAIFHEEHSRVLQQLQVFTFFPESLPAARKPFERKTLDRQSARKPLLGLPSYMLQSEELRASLLTRYPPEKLFQAERNFNAAQDLDVSLLEGDLVGVIKKKDPMGSQNRWLIDNGVSQGFVYSSFLKPYNARRSHSDVSVGSHSSTESEQSSSSPRFPRQNSSGTLTFNPGSMAVSFTSGSCQKQPQDATSPKELGQEILSASSNLGCSESSPSRCPSDPDSSPQPRSWDSPEAARDISQPAPALRGYRNSRHPEIGGYSLPGRNGQGKDLTKGCARTTQALEDKNEEPESREAEGNQVYFAVYTFKARNPNELSVSANQRLKILEFKDVTGNTEWWLAEVNGKKGYVPSNYIRKAEYT